AATGTTCAGAATGATCGAGGCAGCTGCGGCTTGTATACGCCATTCTGCTGCAAAGAGGCCTCGTATGGTTCAGGTAGTTGAACTGATGAACTCAACCTACACTACTTTAAATTGGTTCGCATATTCTCAAGCAAAAGTGACTGATCATCAAAATTATGTGGAGAGTTTGCTTCATTTGAGCTACTTTATTTGTTCAGATATGGTCATACAACTTTTTCATTATCTAGCTACTTTTCACTTGGAATGTAATCTCCACCGGAAAATATAGGCCCCTGTCGTGGATTCGAACAACTAATCATGTGACATTTAATTCAGGTCGTAAGAGCACTTGACAGTGAGGGCGACATGTCTGATCTAACAAATGGGGTGAAATATGGTCAGAGCACCGTCTATGATTCAGGCCAGTATAATGAAGATATAATGAAATTCAGAAGGATGGCTCTTGGCAGCGGCGATTCCTCAGACTACGGACCATATAGTGGAGATTACAGCTCTAGAGAGGTTTCCGGCGCTCAAAAGATTCCGTGGAAGTCTCGGGACAGCTCGAACGAGTTCACAAGCAGTGAATCCGAAACTCGAGCTATGAACCCACTGAACTCAGAGAAGCGATTTCCAGGGGCCCAAGGGGGTTACGGCATGCGTAGGTTCAGTTGACGACAAGACCTGCACATCTGTGTACGAAGCTCCTTTCCACTGAATATGTCGAAAACTTATGGCAACAGCGGGAGGCCTCGGCTGAATGTAAGGCCTCAGCTTGATCTTCCCGTGAGATTATTGACTAGGACACGGATGTGTGATATGTTGTTTCGTTTTGCTTCCCCCAAGTGACTGGCAGTGTTGGTCGGGGGCACGGGAAACATGTAGATTGTGAGTCGGATTCAAGAGACCCTTTCGAGTGACAAAAGAAGCATGCACAGCATTAGGAGTTGATCATGTTAATCCGCGGGTACATTCGCTACAATAAGCTATTGAGAGTGACCCCATTGTGATTTTTTTGCTAATCTTTTTGGACTAAGGAAGTGGGTGTCTGGTTATAGTTTCAAACCAGGTTCTGGGATTGCGGCCTTGTCTTGATTTTTAACTcgattttcaaagaaaaagttTTTCATATTTGCTTGTTACTCACGTAACATGGGAATCAAATCTCTCGATTCTAAACTCACTACTGAGAGCCTCTCGTTCAAACGAGTGCAGGGGAGACGGTTTCGAAAGGCAATCAAGGGAAATCAATCAGTTCCCCGTAACGCTGCGCGCGAAACGATGCGACCGATGAAGACATCACTCCAGCTGAATCTTGAAGAAGagggaagacaaaaaaaaacacGTTCATTCGGATGCGATGTCTGATCGTACGAAAACATCGAGCGGATCCGGGAGCAAAGATCGTGTGAACACAGAGTAGAGACTCTGCTCAAATCCTCTGTTTTTCACACGGATCATTGTCGATGAAGAGTTCATTATAGTGGCGAGtcatttctttttggagattAAAAAGAGAAAGTGGTCACTAAAGAAAGATTTGGTGAAGGGGGGCGAGCGAGTCTAGCCTCGATCTGTGACCCTTATGAAAAGAGTACCCATTCCACctctaaaaatcaaataacaagaTTGATAGTTAGCAAATTTAAACATACATGATGAACAATACatgattatatataaataataatggTCATAAATTATACTTAAGAAGAAATTACAAGTAGtaattagcaaatttattaacCAGTTGAGATCATTCCATTCTattccattccattccattctgtcgtaccaagctcaacATTATAGAATCACAGACTTTGGTGATTAGGCAGGCCTAGCTTGATAGAGCTAAACGCAATATTAGGCTTAGATCTTGTTCAAGTGCTCCCACGCGAGCTTCGTCATAAGTCCAGCCATCCATGGGCTCGCTCCAGTTTGCCCAAGTGAAATCGACCCCAAGATCGCTTTTGAATGGGGCTTGGATAAGGCTAGTTAATTATACTCCGGCAGCGCTGATCGGACCCGAGCCAAGCCCGATCCGGACCGAAGATGTCATGTATATTTTTCGGAATGCTTAGGCAACAAGTTATGGCTGCCCGGATCGGGTACAACGACTCGACTGGACCAAGAAATTCCCCTCTTCCATTATCCATATAACAATAGAACAAGCTCTACGGAACTACTACCAACCATTACAAGCAGatagatcaaaagaaaaattcctgaCAGAACTACAATCCATCACGAGACATGACATACACTTGAAGCTACGTATTCTCTCCTCCGATTCGAGTATACCAATACACCATCATGGGCCGACCCTGGGGTCAAAGTCATAGTCATTAGAAGGCATCGTCTTGTTTCCTTTCTTGAAGTCGACGGTAAACCCACCATCTGATCCCGGTTTACTGTTGTTGTTCCCTTTGTACTCTCCATACCTGACCGGCCTATTGGCCGTCCGCAGGTTCTTATGATCGAACCCAAACTCGATATCGACCTCTTTAGGGAACCGAGCACCACCGGCGCCGGCGGCAGCCCCTGCCTTGGCGGCAGCCCCTGCCTTAACTGCCTTTTTCTTGGTCACTGCCTTCGGCTTCTCGTGGCGGCGACCGCAGAACCGGCCGAGACAGCAAGCCACGGCAGACACCAGGACTACCACGGCGAGCACTATGAAGACCCCCCCGAAGGACCCATCAGAGTGGGGCCGGGACGTGGGCGGTGGCTGCCCCGGGACGTTGTAGGGGTACATCATGAGAGGCTGCtggggggtggtggtggtggtggtgggctGCTGCTCTAGCTGTGATGCCATGGTGCTGTGTGTTGGGACTGAGAAGAGGAAAATGGAAGCGCTAGGGGCTGCGTGTTTATATGAGTGACCAGCGCTAGCAGCGTCCAATCTGCTTTGTTCTTTGAGTGAAGGCAAAGATGGATTTATTATACGAAAAAGCATTGCCTAGGACGATGGGCGAAGTGCATGTGTTGAGTCCTATTTTAAGCGTTTctttcttaattattttgtttttgaggAGTATAAACAAAGAGGAAGATACGTTCTCGGGGTAATAAAGCAGGAGATAAAGGTGCAAAAGAGATCTCTCGGTTCTCTTTGCTGCGGAAGAAAGCGGGGGCGAAGTTGCTTGGAAAGGAGAGAAAGTGGGATTTCGGAAGCTTTATTTCGTTCATGGAGACCAGCGTTAGGCAAATCGGCATGACCATGAAGACCCCCAAGCCAGCTCTTTTTGACCCTTATCTTTGAATGATTGTGAGAACAGGGAACTTGTAATTGATGTGCGGCCAAGAAACTTCAAAGGACCCCTTTGTCAGTGGTGGGCTAAGGAGGgcaatttttttccattaatgGAGACACAAGCATTCAAACCTGAAGTGCTTTTTCACCCTAAGATAAAGCATTCAGTTGAACATGTTAAGCTTTGGAGTTGTCAGGGGCATGACGGGTTTATAGCTTTTGCCGTTGATCTGTGTAGTCGTCCCCTCGTACTTCCTGACCTAGATTCCAAAgagatgaaaaatcattttcgcCATAAAATGGATGAGAACCTCCTCTTTTAGATTCGACCTTCAATTTGCGAGAACGGTGATGTCAAGGTTAACAAAATGAAACGTACAAACGACATAAGCTTATTAGCTATAAAGCTTAAGATAGATGATCATGTGGCGAGTTATCTGATTCATCAATAATCGTCCGATCAAATAGACAGTAGTGTGGAGACAATCTTTACATCTAGTCGCctccttatttgaaaatgattgaATCCGTGATAATGTCCTTTTGGGATTGGATTATCATGGGGATCGGTGAAAGCAAAGATTGCAATGGGTGCCCCAAATTTCCAATTCCCAAAGCAGGGAAGCTTACGACAGGAGACATGATGGGGCCATGCTTTGGGGCTAATTGTGCGTCTTTATTCCTTGCTTTTGCAAAGAGGATTCTCTCTGTTCAAGAGTTCAAGTGCGCCTCTAAGGTGGGtgtctccttcctctcttttgaTTGATTAGAGAGCCCTGGAAAACCCATTTTCCTAGCCACTGCTGCTATTATAGCATCGCAGTATAGTGGCAGGATCCATGATTGATCAAAAGCATCCAGGAGTTATCATTTGATGCCTAGCATCATTAATCGTTTCATCCTATCGCAAGCAGTCAGAATGAGTTATTTCTTTCTTAAAGTGAACTCACACCAAGGCTTTTTTAGCACATCGAATAGcagaaaaaaggagaaggatTTTTTAAAGATAGGTTCAATGAAGAGTACATCGGAAAGAATCAATTGAAGCATGGAATAAGTGTAGCCAGGTATTGGACTAATGAAAATCTAAGATGGGTGTGCTGTTACACAACCTCGGCTCTTTATTCTCATTATTTAAAAGGGCTGACTGTCAATCTCCAAAAGCTATTGAATCAATGCCTTGAGACTCTTAAGCCTAAGTGATTTATTTATATGGTCCATTTGAAGTGGCAAGTGAAGAGCATGTTCGTAGAAATAGCTCATCTTATTGAATAAGAACTAAAATTTAATCCTTTGATGTCGTGAGGCCTTGAGGAGGGGAGAGtgtttagggtgtgtttgtttaaaat
The nucleotide sequence above comes from Eucalyptus grandis isolate ANBG69807.140 chromosome 2, ASM1654582v1, whole genome shotgun sequence. Encoded proteins:
- the LOC104433529 gene encoding uncharacterized protein LOC104433529, whose amino-acid sequence is MASQLEQQPTTTTTTPQQPLMMYPYNVPGQPPPTSRPHSDGSFGGVFIVLAVVVLVSAVACCLGRFCGRRHEKPKAVTKKKAVKAGAAAKAGAAAGAGGARFPKEVDIEFGFDHKNLRTANRPVRYGEYKGNNNSKPGSDGGFTVDFKKGNKTMPSNDYDFDPRVGP